In a genomic window of Saccharothrix sp. HUAS TT1:
- a CDS encoding alpha/beta fold hydrolase yields MIESNVPGHAGELAVRTWPNLDARWLAVIVHGHGEHSGRYDHVAEALVDAGALVVASDQVGHGGSEGERALVADFDGVVADVAATVSSAASDLPTVLIGHDTGGLVAARYAQLNPLSALVLSAPVLGTWQGLDQLGDPGATREPVDPELLSRDPEVGKRYAADPLVWHGPYPRETLEALERALDEVNYGPALEHLPTLWLHGDADELVPLADTRTGTDRLRGLLFEERVYPGARHEVFNETESADVIADVVAFVRRVLDLS; encoded by the coding sequence GTGATCGAGTCCAACGTTCCCGGCCACGCCGGCGAGCTCGCCGTCCGCACCTGGCCCAACCTGGATGCCCGCTGGCTCGCCGTCATCGTGCACGGCCACGGCGAGCACAGCGGCAGGTACGACCACGTCGCCGAGGCGCTGGTCGACGCCGGTGCGCTGGTGGTGGCGTCCGACCAGGTCGGGCACGGCGGCTCGGAGGGCGAGCGGGCGCTGGTCGCCGACTTCGACGGCGTGGTGGCCGACGTCGCCGCGACGGTCTCGTCGGCGGCGTCCGACCTGCCGACCGTGCTCATCGGGCACGACACGGGCGGTCTGGTCGCCGCCAGGTACGCGCAGCTGAACCCGCTGTCGGCGTTGGTGCTGTCCGCGCCGGTGCTCGGCACGTGGCAGGGCCTGGACCAGCTCGGCGACCCCGGGGCCACCCGGGAGCCCGTCGACCCGGAGCTGCTGTCGCGCGACCCGGAGGTCGGCAAGCGGTACGCCGCCGACCCCCTGGTGTGGCACGGGCCGTACCCGCGGGAAACGCTGGAAGCGCTGGAACGCGCGCTGGACGAGGTCAACTACGGCCCGGCGCTGGAGCACCTGCCGACCCTCTGGCTGCACGGCGACGCCGACGAACTGGTGCCGCTCGCCGACACCCGGACCGGCACCGACCGGTTGCGCGGACTGCTGTTCGAGGAGCGCGTCTACCCCGGCGCGCGGCACGAGGTGTTCAACGAGACCGAATCCGCCGACGTCATCGCCGACGTGGTCGCGTTCGTCCGGCGGGTGCTGGACCTGTCCTGA
- a CDS encoding GNAT family N-acetyltransferase, whose translation MDIRRITSLDAVVAAGHLFDDPPREDATRAFLADDRHHLLIAYVDGEPAGFASGVETIHPDKGVEMFLYELGVDDAYRRRGIATALVRQLIELARERGCTGVWTGTEKDNAAALATYRRVDAELDFDTVAVSWGF comes from the coding sequence ATGGACATCCGCCGGATCACATCGCTGGACGCGGTGGTCGCCGCGGGACACCTGTTCGACGACCCGCCGCGCGAGGACGCCACCCGCGCGTTCCTCGCCGATGACCGGCACCACCTGCTGATCGCCTACGTCGACGGTGAGCCGGCCGGGTTCGCGTCCGGTGTCGAGACCATCCACCCCGACAAGGGCGTGGAGATGTTCCTGTACGAGCTGGGTGTGGACGATGCTTACCGCCGCCGCGGCATCGCGACCGCTCTTGTACGGCAGCTGATCGAACTGGCCAGGGAACGCGGCTGCACCGGCGTGTGGACCGGCACCGAAAAGGACAACGCCGCCGCCCTGGCCACCTACCGCCGGGTCGACGCGGAACTGGACTTCGACACGGTGGCCGTGTCCTGGGGCTTCTGA
- a CDS encoding gamma-glutamylcyclotransferase: MHLDASGWPVTPDPGADSGWRVAPDGKDLDEWLAEHGEPPLSGRMPVLAYGSNANPAKVTWLREELGLTGPAVVLRARCDGLAAVWAAGLRKTDGQRPATLAAAPGVEEEHAVWFATAEQLRVLDRCEGRGLRYRLVRVHTGRVTLFNGGVVDSVLAYTGAGTRRMPMLVNGRPVRCADVDQRGARRLGGRPADGDGLDVTPVHGDPSPDDWPDRLFVYGTLQPGMAAWPLVEPFTTGSPEPASLPGTLHDTGRGYPAFRPAPATPTLGTAPEASPDAPDTPGVPGHVLRLERPEDALPVLDEYEGDEYRRVRVTLPDGQVCWTYLWTAPVTDLPVLTRGWVGNRP; encoded by the coding sequence GTGCACTTGGACGCCTCCGGCTGGCCGGTCACGCCGGACCCGGGCGCCGACTCCGGGTGGCGGGTCGCCCCGGACGGGAAGGACCTGGACGAGTGGCTGGCCGAGCACGGCGAACCACCGCTGTCCGGTCGGATGCCGGTGCTGGCCTACGGCTCCAACGCCAACCCCGCCAAGGTGACGTGGCTGCGCGAAGAACTCGGCCTGACCGGCCCGGCGGTCGTGCTGAGGGCCCGCTGCGACGGGCTGGCCGCCGTCTGGGCCGCCGGCCTGCGCAAGACCGACGGCCAGCGACCGGCGACCCTGGCCGCCGCGCCGGGCGTCGAGGAGGAGCACGCGGTGTGGTTCGCCACCGCCGAGCAGCTGCGGGTGCTCGACCGCTGCGAGGGCCGCGGCCTGCGGTACCGGCTCGTCCGGGTGCACACCGGTCGGGTGACGCTGTTCAACGGCGGCGTGGTGGACTCCGTGCTCGCCTACACCGGCGCGGGCACCCGGCGGATGCCCATGCTGGTCAACGGCAGGCCGGTGCGCTGCGCCGACGTGGACCAGCGCGGCGCGCGGCGGCTCGGCGGCCGACCCGCCGACGGCGACGGCCTGGACGTGACCCCGGTGCACGGCGACCCGTCGCCGGACGACTGGCCCGACCGCCTCTTCGTCTACGGCACCCTCCAGCCGGGCATGGCCGCGTGGCCCCTGGTCGAGCCGTTCACCACCGGCTCCCCGGAACCGGCCTCGCTGCCCGGCACCCTGCACGACACGGGCCGCGGCTACCCGGCCTTCCGCCCCGCCCCCGCCACCCCCACCCTGGGAACCGCCCCGGAAGCCTCCCCCGACGCCCCCGACACCCCTGGCGTCCCCGGCCACGTGCTGCGCCTCGAACGCCCCGAGGACGCCCTCCCCGTGCTGGACGAGTACGAGGGCGACGAGTACCGCCGCGTCCGCGTGACGCTGCCGGACGGCCAGGTCTGCTGGACCTACCTGTGGACCGCCCCCGTCACCGACCTGCCGGTGCTCACCCGGGGCTGGGTCGGGAATCGTCCATGA
- the erm gene encoding 23S ribosomal RNA methyltransferase Erm, producing the protein MRTHHDGRHENGQNFLVDQGVITAVVDLVRVTDGPVLEIGPGSGALTLPLQALGRPLTAVEVDLARVRELRRRVGPGTSVVHADFLRHRLPRAPHVLVGNLPFHLTTALLRRVVHADHWTDAVLLVQWEVARRRAGVGGATMMTAQWWPWYSFALVRRVPAAAFRPRPAVDGGLMTVTRRPAPLVDHLDRRRYQSFVHRVFTGRGRGVPAIVRAAHPSARLTAWLRRHGVTDRTLPRDLTAAQWAELFALCD; encoded by the coding sequence GTGCGCACCCACCACGACGGCCGGCACGAGAACGGCCAGAACTTCCTCGTCGACCAGGGCGTCATCACCGCCGTGGTCGACCTCGTCCGCGTCACCGACGGGCCGGTCCTGGAGATCGGCCCGGGTTCGGGCGCGTTGACCCTGCCCCTCCAGGCCCTCGGCCGACCGCTGACGGCGGTGGAGGTCGACCTCGCCCGGGTGCGCGAGCTGCGCCGCCGGGTGGGGCCGGGCACTTCGGTCGTGCACGCGGACTTCCTGCGCCACCGCCTGCCACGCGCGCCGCACGTGCTGGTGGGCAACCTGCCGTTCCACCTGACCACGGCGCTGCTGCGGCGGGTCGTGCACGCCGACCACTGGACGGACGCGGTGCTGCTGGTCCAGTGGGAGGTCGCCCGCCGCCGCGCGGGTGTCGGCGGCGCGACGATGATGACCGCCCAGTGGTGGCCGTGGTACTCGTTCGCCCTGGTCCGACGGGTGCCGGCGGCGGCGTTCCGGCCGCGGCCCGCGGTGGACGGCGGCCTGATGACGGTCACCCGCCGCCCCGCGCCGCTGGTGGACCACCTCGACCGCCGCCGCTACCAGTCGTTCGTGCACCGCGTGTTCACCGGCCGGGGCCGGGGCGTGCCGGCTATCGTGCGCGCCGCCCACCCGTCAGCGCGGCTCACGGCGTGGCTGCGGCGGCACGGCGTCACCGACCGCACGCTGCCGCGCGACCTCACGGCCGCGCAGTGGGCCGAGCTGTTCGCCCTGTGCGACTAG
- a CDS encoding winged helix-turn-helix transcriptional regulator, whose amino-acid sequence MVLRGDIYDRNCPSRAIANHATGHWGSLVLGKLLDGTMRFSELRRAVTGVSEKMLAQTLQSLERDGLVRREAHPVIPPRVDYSLTPLGTRAGEQIKELFSWIEENLPDFLAAQREYDDRRAENV is encoded by the coding sequence ATGGTGCTGCGAGGTGACATATACGACCGCAACTGCCCGTCCCGCGCGATCGCGAACCACGCGACGGGCCACTGGGGCAGCCTGGTGCTCGGCAAGCTCCTGGACGGCACGATGCGGTTCAGCGAACTGCGCCGGGCGGTGACCGGGGTGAGCGAGAAGATGCTCGCCCAGACGCTCCAGTCGCTGGAGCGCGACGGCCTGGTGCGCCGTGAAGCGCACCCGGTGATCCCGCCACGCGTGGACTACTCGCTGACCCCGCTGGGAACCCGTGCAGGTGAGCAGATCAAGGAGCTGTTCAGCTGGATCGAGGAGAACCTGCCGGACTTCCTGGCGGCACAGCGGGAGTACGACGACCGCCGAGCCGAGAACGTGTGA
- a CDS encoding NAD(P)H-binding protein — protein MTTLITGATGHLGSLILKHALDRLPHEQVAVSVRDPKKAEGLGVEVRPGDFDGPLAGTFAGVETLLLVSVDGPDEIRVGRHLRAVEAAVAAGVRHIAYTSVSDADTSPLALAAVHKATEDAIRATGVPFTFLRNGMYHENYLPHGPGPITTAAGGGRIASASRDDLALAAAVVLSTPGHENAVYELTGPRAWSFDELAALAGTSHVAVGAAERVAGLKGFGLPDFLAELLADVEVNIGRGALAEVRPDLEKLIGRPATTIEDAVRG, from the coding sequence ATGACGACCTTGATAACCGGTGCGACCGGCCACCTCGGCTCCCTGATCCTCAAGCACGCGCTCGACCGGCTGCCGCACGAGCAGGTGGCGGTGTCCGTCCGCGACCCGAAGAAGGCTGAAGGGTTGGGGGTGGAGGTGCGGCCGGGCGACTTCGACGGCCCGTTGGCCGGGACGTTCGCCGGTGTGGAGACGCTGCTGCTGGTGTCGGTCGACGGCCCGGACGAGATCCGCGTCGGACGGCACCTCAGGGCGGTGGAGGCGGCGGTGGCCGCGGGTGTGCGGCACATCGCCTACACGTCGGTCTCCGACGCCGACACCTCGCCGCTCGCCCTGGCCGCGGTGCACAAGGCGACCGAAGACGCGATCCGCGCCACCGGCGTCCCGTTCACCTTCCTGCGCAACGGGATGTACCACGAGAACTACCTGCCGCACGGCCCCGGCCCGATCACCACGGCGGCGGGCGGCGGTCGGATCGCCAGCGCGTCGCGCGACGACCTGGCGCTGGCCGCCGCGGTCGTGCTGAGCACGCCGGGTCACGAGAACGCGGTCTACGAGCTGACCGGGCCCCGGGCGTGGAGCTTCGACGAGCTGGCCGCGTTGGCCGGCACGTCGCACGTGGCGGTGGGCGCGGCGGAGCGGGTGGCCGGGTTGAAGGGGTTCGGGCTGCCGGACTTCCTGGCCGAGCTGCTGGCCGACGTCGAGGTCAACATCGGTCGCGGTGCGCTGGCCGAGGTGCGGCCGGACCTGGAGAAGCTGATCGGCCGCCCGGCGACGACGATCGAGGACGCCGTTCGGGGCTGA
- a CDS encoding FtsK/SpoIIIE domain-containing protein, with amino-acid sequence MSRRDERRRRIEDSFEEFRTAVAAALGNASREHRLLADERARDMFEVMLRGDGVDRALADPLLAGALANPLFEQQVARALIDRIEAFREWSERGPDQLTALVDTAAAGPASWPHESWLGTPGTADGADGAPELWRIGTGVVRGAPEPRRFPVAVPLLDHSHLHVSSTHESRATAEALVETLLLRVLSHFQPGLVHVHVWDVGQLTGALPGLYPLTRAGLLTVHDPARLHEVLDELSDHIRRVHTGVLTEGHQSVRAAGGRRTEPWRVAVLFGNRQPLREEHQQQLQRVARNGLAAGIQLFIVDIPVTVNSPIETVTIAADQSATCTMTGKHVVVALDPPLPRAAVPRACAAIADRREERRNRLSTFADLLPDGLWRESSAAGVVAPVGFLEGEPVHVALGDTSPHALIGGPSGSGKTNFLYAMLGSLAARYAPDELELYLLDFKEGVSFAQFAPGRKDPTWLPHARLVGVNVNTDREFGVALLAFLADEMRRRADAAKRHEVTKLEQLREEDPRGHWPRIVAVVDEFQYLFGERDQVTAQAAQLLEDVARRGRSQGIHLVLSSQDVSGIEGFWGKSAIFEQFTVRIALPKARRVLAELNDAAVELPRWHAVVNHESGVRPGNEVARVPDATARGTFDALQSELHRLRPTDLAEPILFDGSKVPALRSLPDFRALRPGDGGSPTVLLGQVIDVAGSAARVRFARTPGRNIAVLGSLADDAADVLGGAALSLARQHEPGAAKFTLACLAEDAWPHAQRLSKQLGNAGHAVEVFGLEGVQDFVERTAGGITASMTGETGAPPEPHYVVVYAVDAAHTLLEAKDPKTRVSGLDHLRTVLKHGPENRTHVLGWWRGPQRLKSSLPPGVYDDIGAWVAFDIQGKELLSFGPEQVMAWSPRPRRALFFDRFEHSRPQVVIPFDTGEEP; translated from the coding sequence GTGAGCAGGCGTGACGAGCGCCGCAGGAGGATCGAGGACTCCTTCGAGGAGTTCCGCACGGCGGTCGCCGCCGCGCTGGGCAACGCCTCGCGCGAGCACCGCCTGCTCGCCGACGAACGCGCCCGCGACATGTTCGAGGTGATGCTGCGCGGCGACGGCGTCGACCGGGCGCTGGCCGACCCGCTGCTGGCGGGCGCGCTGGCCAACCCGCTGTTCGAGCAGCAGGTGGCGCGGGCGCTGATCGACCGGATCGAGGCGTTCCGCGAGTGGTCCGAGCGCGGGCCGGACCAGCTGACCGCGCTGGTCGACACGGCCGCCGCCGGTCCGGCGTCGTGGCCGCACGAGTCGTGGCTGGGCACACCGGGCACGGCCGACGGCGCGGACGGCGCGCCCGAGCTGTGGCGCATCGGCACCGGCGTGGTGCGCGGCGCGCCCGAGCCGCGGCGGTTCCCGGTCGCGGTGCCGCTGCTCGACCACTCGCACCTGCACGTGTCCTCCACCCACGAGAGCCGCGCGACGGCCGAGGCGCTGGTGGAGACGCTGCTGCTGCGGGTGCTGAGCCACTTCCAGCCCGGCCTGGTGCACGTGCACGTGTGGGACGTCGGCCAGCTGACCGGCGCGCTGCCCGGCCTGTACCCGCTGACCAGGGCGGGCCTGCTGACCGTGCACGACCCGGCCCGGCTGCACGAGGTGCTGGACGAGCTGTCCGACCACATCCGCCGGGTGCACACCGGGGTGCTGACCGAGGGCCACCAGTCGGTGCGGGCGGCGGGCGGGCGGCGCACCGAGCCGTGGCGGGTGGCGGTGCTGTTCGGCAACCGGCAGCCGTTGCGCGAGGAGCACCAGCAGCAGTTGCAGCGGGTGGCCCGCAACGGCCTGGCCGCGGGCATCCAGCTGTTCATCGTCGACATCCCGGTCACGGTGAACTCGCCGATCGAGACCGTGACGATCGCCGCCGACCAGTCCGCGACCTGCACGATGACCGGCAAGCACGTGGTCGTCGCGCTGGACCCGCCGCTGCCGCGCGCCGCCGTGCCCCGCGCCTGCGCGGCGATCGCGGACCGGCGGGAGGAGCGCCGCAACCGGCTCAGCACGTTCGCCGACCTGCTGCCGGACGGGCTGTGGCGGGAGTCCTCGGCGGCGGGCGTGGTCGCGCCGGTGGGGTTCCTGGAGGGCGAGCCGGTGCACGTCGCGCTGGGCGACACGTCGCCGCACGCGCTGATCGGCGGTCCCAGCGGCTCGGGCAAGACGAACTTCCTCTACGCCATGCTCGGCAGCCTCGCCGCCCGGTACGCGCCGGACGAGCTGGAGCTGTACCTGCTCGACTTCAAGGAGGGCGTGTCGTTCGCCCAGTTCGCGCCGGGCCGCAAGGACCCGACGTGGCTGCCGCACGCCCGGCTGGTCGGCGTCAACGTCAACACCGACCGCGAGTTCGGCGTGGCGCTGCTGGCGTTCCTGGCCGACGAGATGCGCCGGCGGGCGGACGCGGCCAAGCGGCACGAGGTCACCAAGCTGGAGCAGCTGCGCGAGGAGGACCCGAGGGGCCACTGGCCGCGGATCGTGGCGGTGGTGGACGAGTTCCAGTACCTGTTCGGCGAGCGCGACCAGGTGACCGCGCAGGCGGCCCAGCTGCTGGAGGACGTGGCCAGGCGCGGTCGGTCGCAGGGCATCCACCTGGTGCTGTCCAGCCAGGACGTGTCCGGCATCGAGGGGTTCTGGGGCAAGTCGGCGATCTTCGAGCAGTTCACCGTGAGGATCGCGCTGCCCAAGGCGCGGCGGGTGCTGGCCGAGCTGAACGACGCCGCGGTGGAGCTGCCGCGCTGGCACGCGGTGGTCAACCACGAGTCGGGCGTCCGGCCGGGCAACGAGGTGGCGCGCGTGCCGGACGCCACCGCCAGGGGCACGTTCGACGCGTTGCAGTCCGAGCTGCACCGGTTGCGCCCGACCGACCTGGCCGAACCGATCCTGTTCGACGGCAGCAAGGTGCCCGCGCTGCGGTCGCTGCCGGACTTCCGGGCGCTGCGGCCGGGCGACGGCGGCAGCCCCACGGTGCTGCTCGGCCAGGTGATCGACGTGGCGGGCAGCGCGGCCCGGGTGCGGTTCGCCCGCACGCCGGGGCGCAACATCGCGGTGCTCGGCTCGCTGGCCGACGACGCGGCCGACGTGCTGGGCGGCGCGGCGCTGTCGCTGGCCCGCCAGCACGAGCCGGGCGCCGCCAAGTTCACCCTGGCGTGCCTGGCCGAGGACGCCTGGCCGCACGCGCAGCGGCTGTCCAAGCAGTTGGGCAACGCGGGCCACGCGGTCGAGGTGTTCGGCCTGGAAGGCGTGCAGGACTTCGTCGAGCGGACGGCCGGCGGGATCACCGCGAGCATGACCGGTGAGACGGGCGCACCGCCCGAACCCCACTACGTGGTGGTTTACGCGGTGGACGCGGCGCACACCCTGTTGGAGGCGAAGGACCCGAAGACGCGGGTCTCCGGGCTCGACCACCTGCGCACCGTGCTCAAGCACGGCCCGGAGAACCGCACCCACGTGCTGGGCTGGTGGCGCGGCCCGCAGCGGCTCAAGAGCAGCCTGCCGCCGGGGGTCTACGACGACATCGGCGCTTGGGTGGCCTTCGACATCCAGGGCAAGGAGCTGCTGTCGTTCGGACCGGAACAGGTCATGGCGTGGTCACCGAGGCCGCGGCGGGCGTTGTTCTTCGACCGGTTCGAGCACTCCCGCCCGCAGGTCGTCATCCCGTTCGACACCGGGGAGGAACCATGA
- a CDS encoding DUF4232 domain-containing protein, which yields MRRLVALGALAVALTACGSTQPVADQSTIAVDPPPSSTTATPAAPPPSSAPLTTPAQAVDPASGRCGADVLAASVEPSDAGAGNRYGKLVVTNNGGRPCTLNGYSGLQLLDASGEPVPTDLQRTPDPGPSPVVLAPGSAAVANLHWTVVPTGDEPVDQPCQEEAARAAAIPPDETEPVDLQWGLGPVCAGGKIEISAFYAA from the coding sequence ATGAGGCGACTCGTGGCGCTCGGCGCCCTCGCGGTCGCGCTCACCGCGTGCGGGAGCACCCAGCCGGTGGCCGACCAGTCGACGATCGCGGTCGACCCGCCGCCGTCGTCGACGACAGCCACGCCGGCGGCGCCACCGCCGTCGTCGGCGCCGCTGACGACGCCCGCGCAAGCGGTCGACCCGGCCTCCGGCAGGTGCGGCGCGGACGTGCTCGCGGCTTCGGTCGAGCCGAGCGACGCGGGCGCGGGCAACCGGTACGGCAAGCTCGTGGTGACCAACAACGGCGGGCGACCGTGCACGCTCAACGGCTACAGCGGCCTGCAGCTGCTCGACGCGTCGGGCGAGCCGGTGCCGACCGACCTCCAGCGCACCCCGGACCCCGGCCCGTCTCCGGTGGTCCTCGCGCCGGGCTCGGCGGCGGTGGCGAACCTGCACTGGACCGTCGTGCCGACCGGTGACGAGCCGGTCGACCAGCCGTGCCAGGAGGAGGCGGCGCGGGCCGCGGCCATCCCGCCGGACGAGACGGAGCCGGTCGACCTGCAGTGGGGCCTCGGCCCGGTGTGCGCCGGCGGGAAGATCGAGATCAGCGCGTTCTACGCTGCCTAG
- a CDS encoding NADP-dependent oxidoreductase: MTLPNNAREIRLASRPEGFPTPDNFDLVEAPVPTIGDGQLLVRNVVMSVDPYMRGRMNDGKSYVEPFQLGKPLDGGAVGEVVASNAPGFAVGDKVLHGLGWREYSAVSASGATLVDPDVAPLGAYLGVLGMPGMTAYAGLLEVAAFKEGDVVFVSGAAGAVGQVAGQVARLRGAKRVIGSAGSDAKVKYLLDELGFDAAFNYKDGPVGELLAQAAPDGIDVYFDNVGGEHLEAAIDSFTAHGRAALCGAISNYNTTNPTGVRNTGLAIGKRLSLRGFIVGDHGHLKEQFVREVGGWIAGGELRYHETVTEGLDRAPEAFIGMLRGENTGKALVTL, encoded by the coding sequence ATGACGCTGCCGAACAACGCGCGCGAGATCCGCCTCGCTTCCCGCCCCGAGGGCTTCCCGACCCCGGACAACTTCGACTTGGTCGAGGCGCCCGTGCCGACCATCGGCGACGGGCAGCTGCTGGTCCGCAACGTCGTGATGAGCGTCGACCCCTACATGCGCGGCCGGATGAACGACGGCAAGTCCTACGTGGAGCCGTTCCAGCTCGGCAAGCCGCTCGACGGCGGCGCGGTCGGCGAGGTCGTGGCGTCGAACGCGCCCGGCTTCGCGGTCGGCGACAAGGTGCTGCACGGCCTGGGCTGGCGCGAGTACAGCGCGGTCAGCGCGAGCGGCGCGACCCTGGTCGACCCCGACGTCGCGCCGCTGGGCGCCTACCTGGGCGTGCTCGGCATGCCCGGCATGACCGCCTACGCCGGGCTGCTGGAGGTCGCCGCCTTCAAGGAGGGCGACGTCGTGTTCGTCTCGGGCGCGGCGGGCGCGGTCGGCCAGGTCGCGGGCCAGGTGGCCAGGTTGCGCGGCGCGAAGCGGGTGATCGGCAGCGCGGGCAGCGACGCGAAGGTGAAGTACCTGCTGGACGAGCTCGGCTTCGACGCGGCGTTCAACTACAAGGACGGCCCGGTCGGCGAACTGCTCGCGCAGGCCGCGCCGGACGGCATCGACGTGTACTTCGACAACGTCGGCGGCGAGCACCTGGAGGCCGCGATCGACTCGTTCACCGCGCACGGCCGCGCCGCGCTGTGCGGAGCGATCTCGAACTACAACACCACGAACCCGACCGGCGTGCGCAACACCGGCCTGGCCATCGGCAAGCGGCTGTCCCTGCGCGGGTTCATCGTGGGTGACCACGGGCACCTGAAGGAGCAGTTCGTGCGCGAGGTCGGCGGCTGGATCGCCGGCGGCGAGCTGCGCTACCACGAGACCGTCACCGAGGGGCTGGACCGCGCGCCGGAGGCGTTCATCGGCATGCTGCGCGGCGAGAACACCGGCAAGGCCCTGGTGACCCTGTAA
- a CDS encoding amidohydrolase — translation MTGDLLIRSVRPWPNAPGAPLVDVLCEGGRVAALAPDLDPPAAVPVVDGRGGVLLPAFTDAHAHLDSTRLGLPFRPHSAGPGLAELIDDDRRNWRSAEESVAWRAAHTLGRTIASGATHVRSHAQVDVDSGLDKLEGVLAAREEHAGRAHVEVVAFPQCGILREKGTADLLDAALRAGADLVGGLDPAGYDRDPVRHLDVVFGLAEKHQRGVDVHLHDAGTLGAFQVELICERVNALGMRGQVTISHAFALSTVDGDRRRQLVEMLAEHDVAVTTVAPGARDPLPLRELRWAGVRVGLGQDGIRDYWSPYGNGDMLDRAWQLAYRNGFRRDDLVEMCVDIATRGGAAVMGRALGLTESAPADLVVVPGDTVTAAVMDRAPRTLVVHEGRVVAADGEVV, via the coding sequence GTGACCGGTGACCTGCTGATCCGATCCGTGCGGCCGTGGCCGAACGCCCCCGGCGCACCCCTGGTCGACGTGCTCTGCGAAGGCGGGCGCGTCGCGGCGCTCGCCCCGGACCTCGACCCGCCGGCCGCGGTGCCGGTGGTCGACGGCCGGGGAGGTGTGCTGCTGCCCGCGTTCACCGACGCGCACGCGCACCTCGACTCCACCCGGCTCGGCCTGCCGTTCCGCCCGCACAGCGCGGGTCCCGGGCTCGCCGAGCTGATCGACGACGACCGTCGCAACTGGCGCTCCGCGGAGGAGTCGGTGGCGTGGCGGGCCGCGCACACGCTCGGCCGGACCATCGCCTCCGGCGCGACGCACGTGCGCAGCCACGCCCAGGTCGACGTCGACTCCGGGTTGGACAAGCTGGAGGGCGTGCTCGCGGCGCGGGAGGAGCACGCCGGCCGGGCGCACGTCGAGGTGGTGGCGTTCCCGCAGTGCGGCATCCTGCGCGAGAAGGGCACCGCCGACCTGCTGGACGCGGCGCTGCGGGCCGGTGCGGACCTGGTCGGCGGGCTCGACCCGGCGGGCTACGACCGGGACCCGGTGCGGCACCTCGACGTCGTGTTCGGACTGGCCGAGAAGCACCAGCGCGGGGTGGACGTGCACCTGCACGACGCGGGCACGCTGGGCGCGTTCCAGGTGGAGCTGATCTGCGAGCGGGTCAACGCGCTCGGCATGCGGGGCCAGGTGACGATCAGCCACGCGTTCGCGCTGTCCACCGTGGACGGCGATCGCCGGCGGCAGCTGGTCGAAATGCTGGCCGAGCACGACGTCGCGGTGACCACGGTCGCGCCGGGCGCGCGCGACCCGCTGCCGCTGCGGGAGCTGCGGTGGGCCGGCGTGCGGGTCGGCCTCGGGCAGGACGGCATCCGCGACTACTGGTCGCCCTACGGCAACGGCGACATGCTCGACCGCGCCTGGCAGTTGGCCTACCGCAACGGTTTCCGGCGCGACGACCTGGTCGAGATGTGCGTGGACATCGCCACCCGCGGCGGCGCGGCGGTCATGGGGCGGGCCCTGGGCCTCACCGAGAGCGCACCCGCCGACCTGGTCGTCGTGCCGGGCGACACGGTGACCGCCGCCGTGATGGACCGCGCGCCGCGCACGCTGGTCGTGCACGAGGGCCGGGTCGTCGCCGCCGACGGCGAAGTCGTCTGA
- a CDS encoding GNAT family N-acetyltransferase, with protein sequence MRVLPTPADVATAGAAGADPLARWAAQTLSPGRGGAAWAHGDGVAVLAPSLNRFDRLVLTGPAADVAVLLRAHVRPGLRPLVTTAVADELDWPQRGTFGWMQRGGSLDGATGARWLGEDEWDDVEALLRKANPDSWTWPREPGPTRWAGAHVDGALVAVGADAWSATDVGFVGGVATHPDHRGRSWAGQVCAFLVSALLAELGTCALMVDASNAPAIAVYRRLGFDYRSVTALRDSAHT encoded by the coding sequence ATGCGCGTTCTGCCGACACCCGCCGACGTCGCCACCGCCGGAGCCGCCGGAGCCGATCCGCTCGCGCGCTGGGCCGCGCAAACGTTGTCACCCGGTCGGGGCGGCGCGGCGTGGGCGCACGGCGACGGGGTGGCCGTGCTGGCGCCGTCGCTGAACCGGTTCGACCGGCTGGTCCTCACCGGACCGGCGGCCGACGTGGCGGTGCTGCTGCGGGCGCACGTCCGGCCCGGCCTGCGCCCCCTGGTGACGACCGCCGTCGCCGACGAGCTGGACTGGCCGCAGCGCGGCACGTTCGGGTGGATGCAGCGCGGCGGGTCGCTCGACGGCGCCACGGGCGCGCGGTGGCTGGGCGAGGACGAGTGGGACGACGTGGAGGCGTTGCTGCGCAAGGCGAACCCGGACTCGTGGACGTGGCCGCGCGAGCCCGGCCCGACGAGGTGGGCGGGCGCGCACGTCGACGGCGCGCTGGTGGCGGTGGGCGCGGACGCGTGGTCCGCGACGGACGTCGGGTTCGTCGGGGGCGTCGCCACCCACCCCGACCACCGCGGCCGGTCGTGGGCCGGGCAGGTCTGCGCGTTCCTGGTGAGCGCGTTGCTGGCCGAGCTCGGCACGTGCGCGTTGATGGTGGACGCGTCGAACGCCCCCGCCATCGCCGTCTACCGGCGGCTCGGCTTCGACTACCGAAGCGTGACGGCACTGCGGGACTCAGCTCACACCTGA